The genomic stretch GCAAGCGAGCAATCGATGATGAACGCTGCGCTCATTTGCGGCCTTCCTCGATCAGGTCCTTGATCTTCAGGCCACCCAGGGTCAAGCCTTGGCTCAACTTCTGGATTCGAGCGATGGCGGCGCGGCGCTCTTCAACCGTGGCTTTCTTTGTGACCGGCACCAATCGCGCTACGGGCGTGCCATGCCTCGTGATCGTAATCTCCTCGCCCGATGCGACTTTTTCAAGCAGGTCCGAAAAATGCGTCTTCGCCTCATACGCTCCGACGCTGTTGGTTAACGACATCGCCAAACTCCTATTTAGACCAGTCTCAGACCAGAATACAGCTATTTCAATGCCGCGTCAACGGGATAGGAAGTAGCAGGTACACTCTGTGCGCCGTCCGCAAACCGCCGATTGGCCGATTGATGGTGCCCCATTGCGAGCGGTTGCGGCGTTGTCCGGCGCGCGGTTACGGCACACGGAGTGTGCCCTACTACGTTGGCCCCATTTTCCATCAACACGCCCCTGGGTAAGCTGATAGCTGCTCCTCCACCACCCGTTCCCGCCGGTTAGCGTATGGTTGTGTCCACCGCCAATCCACAGCATGTTCTTCATGCCGGCATGGTCGGCATGGGCATGATTTTCGACGAGACGTATCGGCCGTTCTTCGAGCATGTTCATGCGGCCGGACTTTACGAACCGGGCTGCGGCGTTTGCCGCGTGCCGCTGGTGGCCGTCGCCAGCCG from Pirellulales bacterium encodes the following:
- a CDS encoding type II toxin-antitoxin system prevent-host-death family antitoxin, translating into MSLTNSVGAYEAKTHFSDLLEKVASGEEITITRHGTPVARLVPVTKKATVEERRAAIARIQKLSQGLTLGGLKIKDLIEEGRK